Sequence from the Periplaneta americana isolate PAMFEO1 chromosome 5, P.americana_PAMFEO1_priV1, whole genome shotgun sequence genome:
TCTTTAATacaatgaaattcgcatgaatttaatttggtgcattcgaatataaaactatttatttttttcaatgaggtgctTTATTCGGATTAATCTTTAAGGTactaaaatatggttattcaggtttacaatggcttctgtttagtttcgatgacacttcatatagggtgtctagaatattttaaatgatggataacgtgtaactgccacccattgctcagtcatccgtatgactaaagtattaatgatatggcggtcatatttggcagtaatttattttcataataatattatattaaaagcccaaaaaaaatcatgacatcgctggcactTTCTTAAAATTTTCTATGAAATGACCCATATAATATGTCACAAAGGCGAAAGTGTTTCACGTGCTAGTTTCGAAATTCTTACCGAGCTTGATCTCAACCCATACGTGAAGCCACTTTCTGCCCATGTGACGTAAATAACTCGTTACACAAAGTTACAAATAATGGTACTTTATTAAAAGAAAAGTAATAttcacatatataacagagtaGTGTTGTTGATTTTTAAGAACCTTGTCTTTATTTGCGAATGCGCAGTCAGATCTCTACCACTTCCTGTTATAAGGTTCGATTCGGAACTTCTGGTTGTGGCCTCCGTGCTTGCCGTAGCCTATCACCCGCACGCCCTGGTAGCAGTTGCCTCCTTCGATGTCCATTACGAGCCCCGTGCCGTTGCGGATGGTGAAGTCGTCCTCAAAGAACCACTTCTGATTGCTGCGCCCATGTTGCTTGTAAGTGAGGACAGCGCCCCCTGGATTACCTCCGGCGACATCGAGCACGAATCTGAGGAATAAACGGAGTTCGTTATTTAATGGCAGTAACTAgcaattaatctttattttaccgGTAATTTACTTAAACTGCGTTATTATGTATATATTCTTCATCGATTTCTTGCTTACAGAGTACTATTTTATTAGTTCGTGGCGTTTTTGTTCGTGATCACAGTACTGCGTTGCTAGGAGAttatttgtcatttgttatttggagttgTACTTTTAAATActccttgaattttgcggatttgaataAAACTTGTGTTATTTGTGAGataaagaagatggagtgtcaagtgaagaaaaacgaacaTTTCCAACAAATTGTTTCGTTTGAGTTCAATATAAGAGCATAAACAGCAGAGACGGATCGAAATATTTGTGCCATGGACGGTaagaatgccatcggagaaacGATTGCAAGAAACAGGTTCTGTCGCTTCAACATTCAATACCCTGggcaaaagttagtgtccatccactGAAGGTATTATGCGTGTGGTGAGATGAAGAAGACGCTATGTACTACGAATTTCTTCCCAGAAATGTAACCACAACtcctgacatttattgccaacaactcagacgccttCTGGCCGCAGTTGAAGAAAAACAACAGGGAAAACTgtatcaagtgctgctgcaacacgataatgcacgcccgcatttcgctaacatgacgaaagcatcTATCCTGGAGGTTGATTGGTAGATGTTTCCACATCCACCgtattctcccgatcttgcgcACTCAGATTTCCATCTTTTCTATGTAACAATCTTCAAGAGGACTCCTTTAATAACGAAGATCCTTTACAAACTTTACTTGGTGACTTCTTTAACTTCAAACCAGTAGATTTCT
This genomic interval carries:
- the LOC138699474 gene encoding beta/gamma crystallin domain-containing protein 3-like, translated to MPFIIKSVSTGMVLDVRNNERRSGAEVVMWPYNGGDNQVWEYKNNMIYSKLSGFVLDVAGGNPGGAVLTYKQHGRSNQKWFFEDDFTIRNGTGLVMDIEGGNCYQGVRVIGYGKHGGHNQKFRIEPYNRKW